The following DNA comes from Sulfuricurvum sp..
TTGGGATTCGGAAAATTTGCTGTTTCTCAGATAAAGTACCTTCTTGGGTAATGATAGCAACTTGTACAGTGGTAAGGTCTTCTTGGTTATTACCATCGCCATAATAGTTGACATAGACGTGGTATACACCATTAGGCGGGGTAGGGTTAGCGTATATTTCAGGTCCATACCCTGTGGTGACATCCACATCCAATACCCCTCCATTGGGTGCGACACGATCTCCATAGTAGACGTGTTGTCCATCAGGTGAAATAACATGCAAATCCAAATCGGTACCGTCGCTGTCCCATGATAAAACGATACGAAGACGTGATTGTGTTTTGGCATTGTATCCGTCATAAAATTGGACTTGTTTTCGTGTTTTTCCATCATTACTACGTATTTCGATACTGTTGGAGCCTGAGCCAAATGAATATGGGCGTTCAAAATCTCCCGAATCTTCTACTCGTTGTGGGATAGCTATACCGTTGACGATAAGTTTTGCGGGTTTGCCTTTGATATGTTTGGAAATATGCCCTTTGATTAGTGACGATTTATCCTGACCTTCAGTATTGACGGATGATGCAGGATAGTTGACCTTTTGTATAAACCCCGTAGAATCACCTAAACTGTGTCTCCATCCACCGAGGGGGCTTTCAATCTCTATAGAGTCGGCATAAGCGGAAAAATATCCGCATAATAAGGATGCTAATACGAATGTACTTTTTTTCATGGTGTTACTCCAGTGAGTTTACGGGCTAAATTTTCGATATAGGTTTCATTGACACCGTTAGGGTGATAACGAAAGACGAGATGGAGATATTCGTGCACTAATGTGAGTCGATCGTTTAAACTCTGCCATCCGCGTACGTATATCCGAAGCCGTTTTTGGTCGGAGTAGGGATTTCCATCACTCAGTTGACAAATCGTTGGTATTGACTCTAGGGGTTCATATCCACCTTCACGGTTGAGTGTTGATTGCCATTTTTGGCTATTTTCTGCTAACCATGATTCAGCCGCTTTCAGCGGTACGCACTCCATCCGTCCATTCATGGTAGCGATAGCGGCGTTGGGATAGCTGTGTTTTAATATCTTTTCAAAACTCCATCCTGAGACGGCTTGGGCATAGGCATCTCTCCATGATAACTGATTAAGCGCTGGAGTTGACATGTGATAGTGTATCGGTGCACCGCGTAAAATCAAATCATCGGTAAAGTAGGCTGCTTCGAGTCCTTTTTGAGATGGAATTGTTGCACTGACACGTTGTGTATGGCTTGAGTCTGATATACTCCAACAACCGCCTTGGTAATTACCGTTTTGTACCAAATAGGTTCGTGCGGCAACAGCTAGTGCGCGTGCTGCATGAGTTTGGGTGGTATTACCTTCTCGATCAATGACGCGAGCAACATAATTGTTAAGTCCAAAACGTCCATATATTGTGTAGTGTTGGTCAGAATTTTTACGTAATCGCATTTCTCCTTGGGTTGTAATCGTAAGCCAATTTCCATTTTCAAACTCTAGTCGAAAGTTTCCTTTGAGGATGCCTGATTCTACTTTTATAGGGGTTTTTTCTTTATAAATCGCTTTTAGCGGATAGCGTTCAAAAAATGAGACATCGACACAACTATTATCGGTGGAAGTTGAAAGGAGAGAGGGGGTAGGTAATGTGAGCGAGAGGGCTTTACTCCATTTTGTGAGAGAAGTGAAACTCGATCCGTTAGCACCAAACCAAAACGGCGTTCCATCGGCGAGCCAGCCAGCCGCCCCACCGAATGCTTTACCATCATGTGTATGCCATGAATAGGTTTTATATCGGATTGCACTTCCTAACTCACTCCATGCATTTTTACCGTAAAGTTCTAAAGAAGTTTCGAGAAGGGCATCTCTGGCTTCATTACGTGCTTGAGTTGGAATAGCAGATAATACAAAAAGGAGGTCATGTAGAGAGACTTCAGTTTCTGGGGTAAGGTGACGGATATCGTTTACCCATTCAATTGTAGTTTTTTCTTCCCAATATTTTTTCCATTTTTTAGGACTTATATGGAGTCTATTCGGATCAAAATAAGGGGCGCAAGAGTGGGCTAATGCCCTGTCTCTATTGACGCTTGAACCTGGAGGACAACAATAACGATCTTCTTCAGATGGAGTGGTACTACAGACGTATTCAGCCTCTTTCGCATGGGTATCGGCTAAATAGAGGTAGACAAAAAGTTTCCACAGGCTTCCTAAGGGAACTTTCTCCTCTGGTGTGAGGAAAGAGTGTGCTTTAGGTGTTGAGAGTGATTTGATTGTGATTTCATTATGCTCTAACCATGCAACATTGGCATTATCTTCTCCATGTGCAAAATTCAAACTGAACACTAACACAATAGCAATGTTCTTAATGAATTTTAATAATTGCACGCGAAGTTCCCTCAAACGCTTTTTGATCTGGCTGATACATTTTAAAATAACGTACCGGCGGTAGGACAAAAGTACCGGTTTGTGCTGGTCGAATCAGGTGATTTATCACCATTGTCCCTTTGAGTTTATCAACTGGGACAGTATATCCTTGTGGAGATAAATCAAAACGACTTTTCTCCAACGGATGATATTTTTTCCCTTTTGGAAATCGTACATTTACACCCCATGTGGCTGAATCAGCAGACATCCCCGGAGGAAGTGCCGCCTCTACGATACCGAAATTCAAAGGGGATGATGCATTGGATGTTAGGGTGATTTGATCTAAATAGAGCTCATTGGTACTTAATTCACTGTTTGCCGGAACCAAAACCAAGTCGTATTCTGTCGATTGACCACCATCGGTTATGGCAGAGAGATTAGCATCAGTTTGTCGAATTAAACGATAAAAACGGCGTTCAATCTGAATTGGAAGGGTGCTTTTTCCCAGTTCTGAACTCTCATATCCGATAACTGCCGATAGTGGAGCTTTCGGGGTATTAGAGAGGTTAATCGAAGTCGGTACATTTGTTTTACCCCAATAATAGGCATTTTGACCAGATATCGTACGAAAATTTTTCCATAATGAATCCGGTGCAATTGTCTGTTTTGAACGTGTTAGAAGAGGATTGTTTTTGCTCTCATTTTTAAGTGCACGGTAGACCCATAATAATGTTACAGCTCTGTCGATTGTCGGTGTTTGTGCTCCAACTTTTTCTAAAATAATCGGAGCATTGCTAAGAGGTATATTACCGCTCAATAACAAGAGAGATTCTCCGAGTGGGGAGGTGGATTGATGAATTCGTTGTGCAGCTGATGCAAGATAAGGTTTAATAGCTGGATCAACTTTTCCTTGTGCTTGAGTAAGCGTGTAGGCACTTAATACTAAAGCCATAGTATTGTGTATCGATAGAGTATCAGTTGTCATTATGAGTGAACTTTCCGATGCGAGAGGTAGTGAATTTGCAGCAATGATATTTTTTGCATTTTTAGATAGCTCTTTGAGCAATTCTTCACTTAATGAGCGAACCGGAAGACCCATTTGCTGCATCCAATCGAGCATTAAAGCGCGTTTCCATGGGGTTTGTTTAGCACCGTTTAGTCGATAAATTTCTAATAATGAATTAAAATGATCCGATGGAAGTTTCAGTTTAAGGGCTTGGCTTGCATGCCAATCGGCATAATAGGCATAGGTTGTTAAAAAAGGATCTCCCTCTTTTGCCGGAACACTCCACCATCCAAAGGTTGCATTAGGTCCCGCCATTTGAGCAAGTCTAAAACGGAAAGTGTACAGTCGTTGAGTTAGCAATTCAGAAAACTCATCTTCATCTGATAAAAGCGATTGTAATGCAAGGGTATAGGGGATAATTCTACTCGATGTTTGTTCGACACAACCGTGAGGATAATCGATTAAATCATCCATCATACGTCGAAAATGTTCATTAACCCCATCGGTAAACTGAAATTTTATATTTTTAGCGTCTGATGGTAGTTGTAATATGCTCTCTTTTGAGGTGAGCGATAGATTGAGTGAATGTTTGTTTTGCCATAATGGAGAAAGTATGCGTAGCGGCACCGATAGATTATCTACCTCCTTTCCTTTTACCGAGAGGGTGAGTTTAAGGGGTGAATCATAAGGAATCGTACCAAGAGCTAGCGGCATAAAGTTAATCCCTGATTTGAGCAAAAGGGATTTTGAATAGCTCGTACCGATACCGGAGACATTAATATCAACGGTCGTATCTTGACGTGTTTGGTTGAAAAGGGCTATGGATGCATTAGGTGTGTCTCCATTACGCATCCATGTAGGGGTTGTCCATTTAATATAAAACGGTTTTTCAGAGCGGACATACGCTCTATTTTGACCGACTACTCCGGATTGATTCATACCGCGTACCGTGATGCGCCATCGTGTTAATGAATCCGGCATGATAAATGTGACACGAGCATGACCATTTTTATCAGTCACTACATTAGGTTCCCATAAAGCCGTATCTTTGTCATCACGACGAGGGCGTTCTTGAATTTTGATAGCACGTTGCGGTGTTTGGGTATGGGAAGGGAGTGTTATTTTGGACGGTGTTTTGGCCAAATCGTATCCGATAAAACTCAAACTGGCGGTAGTACGGACATTATTACGTCGCGGATGATAAAAGAAATCAAAAATATCGGGGGCAATTTCACTTTGGAGAACATAAACCATCTCGTCAACGACACTGATGGAGAGTTGAGTGTTAGCGGAAGCTTTATCACCAATAAGTGCCGTGAGATCTAACGTCACTTTTTCCCCAGGCTCATAGGTGGGTTTATCGGATTGAACCGATATATTGATTTTTGGTTGTTCTACTTTGAGTCCTAAATTTTGGAAAACATATTCGTTACCTTTGACATACACAACTGAAAAAGTGATATTTGGTCCGTATGTATCTTTGATTGGTAGTTCAATTTCGTACTGAGTCGGTGAAATTTTTTTCGAACGGATCCAATTACTGCTTTGTGTCATTAATGCCGTTTGCTCTACTCGGTCACGTTCGAGTGTAAAGAGTACTTGATCAACAGGTTCTGAAAAGGTTATCAGTGCTTTTGCTATTTCATTTGGACGATAACTGTTTTGGTCAAATACCATGTTAATAGACCCCTGTGGTGCACGAATACTACCTCCGCTTACATAATGAGTAGTAGCACCGAGAATATTATTTTGGTTATCACGAATCGAGAGACTATAAGTTCCCGATGTGTTAAATGAGAGGGTGAAATCCCCATTATTTTCTAATGTACCACTCTCTTCTTTGCGGTCTTCTAATCGTATCCAACTCCATTTTGTCGGAACGGTGTTTTTGGTAAGATTGTTTATACCAATCGGAGTGTAGTGAAAGATGATATTTTCATTAATCGAGGAGAAAGATTTTTGCCCTGATAATTGGTACATGTTTACACCACGTTCGATGAGCAACTCTTTAGTAGCACGGACACGATAAGCTGCACCATCGGTTGCTAATGCACTTAAAACATAGCGACTCGGTGTATCAGATGCAGGGAGAGAAAATTTTGCTATCCCTTTGGTATCAGTGGAGATAACGGAATCGGTAATTTTAAGAGGAAACTCGCCACTGTATCCTAAATTCCCCTCAATCATACTCAATGTTTGAGACCTAACACTCATATCAACGATAGCATTTTTAACCGGCTTCCCATCTGGATAGGTTAATTGCAGTTTACCGGTAATCGGCTCTTTTGTTTTGTAAGCAGTTTTATCCGGTAAAATAGAAATTTCAAAATGGGGTTTTTGGTATTCTGAGACTCTAAAACTCGCACCATAGCTGTTACCAAGATAATTGAAACGTAACTCATATCCACCGGCTGATGCATTTTGAGGTAGCCTAAATGAGGTATTACCACCGCTTTCAGAGAGTATTTGGACACTTTTTCCAGCTACCGGAAAGCCGTTAGGATCAAACACTTGTAATTGAAGAATTCCATTTTTCAGGGGGAGCGAATCACGTGCTGAAGTAAACTGACGTCCACTAAATTTGACATAAACAGACTCTCCGGGACGATACAAAGGGCGGTCTGTTGTAGCGTAAAGTTTTGTATTGTAAATCTCACTGTCATAGTAATAATTTTCAGAGACATACACTCCACCATTAGGGTCTTCACCATAAATGTAACTTTTTTCAGGTGCTTTTCGCTCAAAAATGGTTAAACCTGATTGGTCAGTTTCTTTTTGATCTAACACTCCGACACCGTCACTCCAAATATTTTTTGCATTTTTGATTGGCTGAGACGTTCGACGATCTGCGACCCAAACGAGCATTTGATTGGAAGAGACTTTGGTCACTGCGACCGAATCGGATACAAATACAAGTGTGGTTGCACGATAGTCGCCCACCATCGCCTCGACGAGATAAAGTCCAGGAGCTTTTTTTCCCAGCGGAATCATAACATTCCCCTCAGAAACATTCGTAAATTCACTACTACTACCGGCAAGTTCAACCCCTTTTGGTGGCTGGATCGGTTTTGCTCGATGGAGTGGATAGCGAAAACTGTTGACTAAAATGTGGCTTTTGAGTGGTCTGTATTGCGGGTTTAATGTTTTAGGGGTAGTACGGTTTTCCAGAGGGTGACTTCTCACTTGAGGGACGTTTTCTGTGAATGTATGACGAGCCTCTTCGCTAAAGAGAGAACGCCACAGTTCACGTGCCTCTCTCCATAATTTATCCCATGCTAGCGATAATGCATTGGCTAAACCGCTACCGGCGTAGTTTGGCTCTACTGTAATACGATGCAGATTCTTTTGCCCTTTTAAAAAAGCTAAAGGATCTTTTACTTTGTAGACATACACATCAACTCCGCCGTATTCATCAACAGTACTGATATCTTCAACTTCCAAACGAACCAAGGGGTTTTCATTAGAGCCATAGGTTGCGTCACTGAGTAAAAAGAAAGGGGTTCCCTGAGTCTCATCGGCAACAGCAGGTATAACTGCGAAGAGAAAAAGGATGGCCAATTTGGTAATAAATGTAAAAATATTCATTGTTAATCTCATGTTTTGGTTTATGCAGATAAAAAATTGAGGCGGTAAAAGCCTGCAAAATTTGGATTATTTTGGGAAGGGTGCCACCGCGTATCATGCCAGAGCATTAAATCTCTATAGGTGACGGATCGAAGTCCGTTATCATCAGGTGTTACTGTCCCCGTATGATAGGCGATAAAGTTTCCCATCCATACCATAATGTGTTGAGCGTCTCCTTGATCAAAAAAGAGTAAATCTCCTCTTTGAACCTGATTAATCTCTTTTCCTCGATAGGAAGTATTTTCTTGAATCAGTTC
Coding sequences within:
- a CDS encoding DUF2300 domain-containing protein, yielding MQLLKFIKNIAIVLVFSLNFAHGEDNANVAWLEHNEITIKSLSTPKAHSFLTPEEKVPLGSLWKLFVYLYLADTHAKEAEYVCSTTPSEEDRYCCPPGSSVNRDRALAHSCAPYFDPNRLHISPKKWKKYWEEKTTIEWVNDIRHLTPETEVSLHDLLFVLSAIPTQARNEARDALLETSLELYGKNAWSELGSAIRYKTYSWHTHDGKAFGGAAGWLADGTPFWFGANGSSFTSLTKWSKALSLTLPTPSLLSTSTDNSCVDVSFFERYPLKAIYKEKTPIKVESGILKGNFRLEFENGNWLTITTQGEMRLRKNSDQHYTIYGRFGLNNYVARVIDREGNTTQTHAARALAVAARTYLVQNGNYQGGCWSISDSSHTQRVSATIPSQKGLEAAYFTDDLILRGAPIHYHMSTPALNQLSWRDAYAQAVSGWSFEKILKHSYPNAAIATMNGRMECVPLKAAESWLAENSQKWQSTLNREGGYEPLESIPTICQLSDGNPYSDQKRLRIYVRGWQSLNDRLTLVHEYLHLVFRYHPNGVNETYIENLARKLTGVTP
- a CDS encoding alpha-2-macroglobulin family protein, with protein sequence MNIFTFITKLAILFLFAVIPAVADETQGTPFFLLSDATYGSNENPLVRLEVEDISTVDEYGGVDVYVYKVKDPLAFLKGQKNLHRITVEPNYAGSGLANALSLAWDKLWREARELWRSLFSEEARHTFTENVPQVRSHPLENRTTPKTLNPQYRPLKSHILVNSFRYPLHRAKPIQPPKGVELAGSSSEFTNVSEGNVMIPLGKKAPGLYLVEAMVGDYRATTLVFVSDSVAVTKVSSNQMLVWVADRRTSQPIKNAKNIWSDGVGVLDQKETDQSGLTIFERKAPEKSYIYGEDPNGGVYVSENYYYDSEIYNTKLYATTDRPLYRPGESVYVKFSGRQFTSARDSLPLKNGILQLQVFDPNGFPVAGKSVQILSESGGNTSFRLPQNASAGGYELRFNYLGNSYGASFRVSEYQKPHFEISILPDKTAYKTKEPITGKLQLTYPDGKPVKNAIVDMSVRSQTLSMIEGNLGYSGEFPLKITDSVISTDTKGIAKFSLPASDTPSRYVLSALATDGAAYRVRATKELLIERGVNMYQLSGQKSFSSINENIIFHYTPIGINNLTKNTVPTKWSWIRLEDRKEESGTLENNGDFTLSFNTSGTYSLSIRDNQNNILGATTHYVSGGSIRAPQGSINMVFDQNSYRPNEIAKALITFSEPVDQVLFTLERDRVEQTALMTQSSNWIRSKKISPTQYEIELPIKDTYGPNITFSVVYVKGNEYVFQNLGLKVEQPKINISVQSDKPTYEPGEKVTLDLTALIGDKASANTQLSISVVDEMVYVLQSEIAPDIFDFFYHPRRNNVRTTASLSFIGYDLAKTPSKITLPSHTQTPQRAIKIQERPRRDDKDTALWEPNVVTDKNGHARVTFIMPDSLTRWRITVRGMNQSGVVGQNRAYVRSEKPFYIKWTTPTWMRNGDTPNASIALFNQTRQDTTVDINVSGIGTSYSKSLLLKSGINFMPLALGTIPYDSPLKLTLSVKGKEVDNLSVPLRILSPLWQNKHSLNLSLTSKESILQLPSDAKNIKFQFTDGVNEHFRRMMDDLIDYPHGCVEQTSSRIIPYTLALQSLLSDEDEFSELLTQRLYTFRFRLAQMAGPNATFGWWSVPAKEGDPFLTTYAYYADWHASQALKLKLPSDHFNSLLEIYRLNGAKQTPWKRALMLDWMQQMGLPVRSLSEELLKELSKNAKNIIAANSLPLASESSLIMTTDTLSIHNTMALVLSAYTLTQAQGKVDPAIKPYLASAAQRIHQSTSPLGESLLLLSGNIPLSNAPIILEKVGAQTPTIDRAVTLLWVYRALKNESKNNPLLTRSKQTIAPDSLWKNFRTISGQNAYYWGKTNVPTSINLSNTPKAPLSAVIGYESSELGKSTLPIQIERRFYRLIRQTDANLSAITDGGQSTEYDLVLVPANSELSTNELYLDQITLTSNASSPLNFGIVEAALPPGMSADSATWGVNVRFPKGKKYHPLEKSRFDLSPQGYTVPVDKLKGTMVINHLIRPAQTGTFVLPPVRYFKMYQPDQKAFEGTSRAIIKIH
- a CDS encoding DUF2135 domain-containing protein — translated: MKKSTFVLASLLCGYFSAYADSIEIESPLGGWRHSLGDSTGFIQKVNYPASSVNTEGQDKSSLIKGHISKHIKGKPAKLIVNGIAIPQRVEDSGDFERPYSFGSGSNSIEIRSNDGKTRKQVQFYDGYNAKTQSRLRIVLSWDSDGTDLDLHVISPDGQHVYYGDRVAPNGGVLDVDVTTGYGPEIYANPTPPNGVYHVYVNYYGDGNNQEDLTTVQVAIITQEGTLSEKQQIFRIPMRKAGELTHVSSFSYP